In the genome of Streptococcus mitis, one region contains:
- a CDS encoding histidine triad protein gives MSDCIFCKIIAGEIPASKVYEDEQVLAFLDISQVTPGHTLVVPKEHYRNLLEMDATSASQLFTQVPTIAQKVMKATKAAGMNIIANCEEIAGQTVFHTHVHLVPRYSADDDLKIDFIAHEPDFDKLAQVAETIKNA, from the coding sequence ATGTCAGATTGCATTTTTTGTAAAATCATCGCAGGGGAAATTCCTGCTTCAAAAGTATATGAAGATGAGCAGGTTCTTGCCTTTCTTGATATCTCTCAAGTGACACCAGGACACACCTTGGTTGTACCAAAAGAGCACTATCGCAATCTTTTGGAAATGGACGCTACTAGCGCCAGCCAACTCTTTACCCAAGTGCCAACAATTGCTCAAAAAGTCATGAAAGCTACCAAAGCTGCTGGCATGAATATCATTGCCAACTGTGAAGAAATCGCAGGACAAACAGTCTTTCATACCCACGTTCACCTCGTGCCTCGCTACAGTGCCGATGATGACCTCAAGATTGATTTTATCGCCCACGAACCAGACTTTGACAAACTTGCTCAAGTCGCTGAAACCATCAAAAACGCCTAA
- a CDS encoding multidrug ABC transporter ATP-binding protein, with protein MLEIKNLTGGYVHVPVLKDVSFTVESGQLVGLIGLNGAGKSTTINEIIGLLTPYSGSININGLTLQEDATNYRKQIGYIPETPSLYEELTLREHIETVAMAYGIEQKVAFERVEPLLKMFRLDQKLDWFPVHFSKGMKQKVMIICAFVVDPSLFIVDEPFLGLDPLAISDLIQLLEVEKQKGKSILMSTHVLDSAEKMCDAFVILHKGEVRAKGNLAQLREAFDMPEASLNDIYLALTKEEDL; from the coding sequence ATGTTAGAAATAAAAAACCTGACAGGTGGCTATGTTCATGTCCCTGTCTTGAAAGATGTGTCCTTTACAGTTGAAAGTGGGCAGTTAGTCGGTTTGATTGGTCTCAATGGTGCTGGGAAATCAACGACCATCAATGAGATTATTGGTCTATTGACACCTTATAGTGGCTCCATCAATATCAATGGCCTGACCTTGCAAGAAGATGCGACTAACTACCGCAAGCAAATTGGCTACATTCCTGAGACGCCTAGTTTGTATGAGGAATTAACTCTCAGAGAGCATATTGAAACGGTTGCCATGGCTTATGGTATTGAGCAGAAAGTGGCTTTTGAGCGAGTAGAACCCTTGTTAAAAATGTTCCGTCTGGACCAGAAATTAGACTGGTTCCCTGTTCATTTCTCCAAAGGGATGAAGCAAAAGGTCATGATTATCTGTGCTTTTGTGGTGGATCCGAGTCTTTTCATCGTGGATGAGCCTTTCCTTGGTCTCGATCCGCTGGCGATTTCTGACTTGATTCAGCTTTTGGAAGTGGAAAAGCAAAAAGGCAAGTCTATTCTCATGAGTACCCACGTGCTGGATTCGGCGGAGAAGATGTGTGATGCCTTCGTTATTCTCCACAAGGGGGAGGTGCGTGCTAAGGGGAATCTGGCACAACTGCGCGAGGCTTTTGACATGCCTGAGGCTAGTTTGAATGACATTTACTTGGCGCTGACCAAAGAGGAGGACCTATGA
- a CDS encoding multidrug ABC transporter permease — protein sequence MKDLFLKRKQAFRKECLGYLRYVLNDHFVLFLLVLLGFLAYQYSQLLQHFPENHWPILLFIGITSVLLLLWGGIATYMEAPDKLFLLVGEEEIKLHLKRQTGISLFFWLFVQTLFLLLFAPLFLAMGYGLPVFLIYVLLFGVGKYLLFRQKASKFFTETGLDWDFVISQESKRKQVLLRFFALFTQVKGISNSVKRRAYLDFILKAVQKVPGKIWQNLYLRSYLRNGDLFALSLRLLLLSLLAQVFIEQAWIATAVVVLFNYLLLFQLLALYHAFDYQYLTQLFPLDKGQKEKGLQAVVRGLTSFVLLVELVVGLITFQEKLALLALLGAGLVLLVLYLPYQVKRQMQD from the coding sequence ATGAAAGACTTGTTTTTAAAGAGAAAGCAGGCTTTTCGTAAGGAGTGTCTTGGTTATCTGCGCTATGTTCTCAATGACCACTTTGTCTTATTCCTGCTTGTTCTGCTGGGCTTTCTAGCCTACCAGTACAGTCAACTCTTGCAACATTTTCCTGAAAATCATTGGCCGATCCTTTTGTTTATAGGAATTACCTCTGTTTTACTTTTGCTTTGGGGTGGAATTGCCACCTATATGGAGGCTCCAGACAAGCTCTTTCTCTTAGTTGGAGAAGAGGAAATCAAGCTCCATCTCAAGCGTCAAACTGGCATTTCCCTATTCTTTTGGCTCTTTGTCCAGACCCTTTTCTTGCTTTTATTTGCGCCTTTATTTTTGGCCATGGGTTATGGCTTGCCAGTTTTTCTGATCTATGTGCTTTTATTTGGGGTAGGGAAATATCTGCTCTTTCGTCAAAAGGCCAGCAAATTTTTCACTGAAACTGGTCTTGATTGGGACTTTGTCATTTCCCAAGAAAGTAAGCGTAAGCAAGTCTTGCTTCGTTTCTTTGCCCTCTTTACGCAGGTAAAGGGAATTTCAAACAGCGTCAAGCGTCGTGCCTATCTGGACTTTATCCTAAAAGCTGTTCAGAAGGTGCCTGGGAAGATTTGGCAAAATCTCTATCTGCGTTCTTATTTGCGAAATGGAGACCTCTTTGCGCTCAGTCTCCGTCTGCTCCTACTTTCCTTGCTGGCGCAGGTCTTTATCGAGCAAGCTTGGATTGCGACAGCAGTGGTAGTTCTCTTTAACTACCTCTTGCTCTTCCAGTTACTGGCCCTCTATCATGCCTTTGACTACCAGTATTTGACCCAACTCTTTCCACTGGACAAGGGGCAAAAGGAAAAAGGCTTACAGGCTGTAGTCCGAGGATTGACCAGTTTTGTTTTACTTGTGGAATTAGTTGTTGGGTTGATTACCTTCCAAGAAAAACTAGCCCTTCTAGCCTTACTGGGAGCTGGTTTGGTTTTACTAGTCTTGTACTTACCTTATCAGGTAAAACGTCAGATGCAGGACTAA
- a CDS encoding helicase BlpT, with product MTDTDPIKRAQTLITDLNKAYQACKQATADDVRFQEQLNSILGFLAKAETVDNRVLIELEKFYQTSSLLMGLSALNPDAPTRAAWRAYDRFHFDQVKTKLSLYGPTIIL from the coding sequence ATGACAGATACAGACCCTATCAAAAGAGCTCAGACTTTGATTACTGACTTAAACAAAGCCTATCAAGCATGCAAACAGGCAACCGCTGACGACGTCCGCTTTCAGGAGCAATTAAACTCTATTCTTGGCTTTCTAGCCAAGGCTGAGACTGTGGATAATCGAGTCTTGATTGAACTGGAAAAATTTTACCAGACTTCCAGTCTTCTCATGGGACTCAGCGCTCTCAATCCAGACGCTCCTACCCGCGCCGCTTGGCGGGCCTATGACCGCTTCCACTTTGACCAAGTCAAGACCAAGTTGAGTCTCTACGGACCAACCATTATCTTGTAG
- a CDS encoding two-component system response regulator: MRIFVLEDDFSQQARIETTIKKLLKEHHIIPSSFEVFGKPDQLLAEVHEKGAHQLFFLDIEIRNEEMKGLEVARKIRDRDPYALIVFVTTHSEFMPLSFRYQVSALDYIDKALSAEEFESRIETALLYGNGQDSKSLAEDCFYFKSKFAQFQYPFKEVYYLETSPRAHRVILYTKTDRLEFTASLEDVFKQEPRLLQCHRSFLINPANVVRLDKKEKLLFFPNGGSCMIARYKVREVSEAINNLH, translated from the coding sequence ATGAGAATATTTGTTTTAGAAGATGATTTTTCCCAACAAGCTAGAATTGAAACGACCATTAAGAAACTCTTGAAGGAACATCATATCATTCCTAGCTCTTTTGAGGTCTTTGGCAAGCCAGACCAGCTACTGGCAGAGGTGCATGAGAAGGGCGCCCATCAGCTATTCTTTTTGGATATTGAGATTCGAAATGAGGAGATGAAGGGGCTGGAAGTGGCTAGAAAGATTCGGGATCGGGATCCCTATGCTCTCATCGTCTTTGTGACGACTCACTCGGAGTTTATGCCCCTGTCCTTTCGCTACCAAGTGTCTGCTTTGGACTACATTGATAAGGCACTTTCGGCAGAGGAGTTTGAATCTCGTATCGAGACAGCCCTCCTCTATGGCAATGGTCAAGACAGTAAAAGTCTAGCTGAAGATTGCTTTTACTTTAAATCAAAATTTGCCCAATTCCAGTATCCTTTTAAAGAGGTTTACTATCTAGAAACGTCGCCCAGAGCCCATCGTGTTATTCTTTATACCAAGACAGACAGGCTGGAGTTTACAGCGAGTTTAGAGGATGTTTTCAAGCAGGAGCCTCGTCTTTTGCAGTGCCATCGCTCTTTTCTCATCAATCCTGCCAATGTAGTTCGTTTGGATAAGAAAGAAAAACTCCTTTTCTTTCCAAATGGAGGAAGCTGTATGATCGCGCGTTATAAGGTCAGGGAAGTGTCTGAAGCGATCAATAACTTACACTGA
- a CDS encoding histidine kinase produces MNIVWILLYTLVTHGLEIVIFFKVDGIGLTFERIFKAFLFKILLAFVFLMIGYMVGDNYLFYFMAPLYGIGLSFLLLRGLPKKLLFFYGLFPMILVNLFYRGVYYFVLPFWRQEIVDKDSNPIFLLMTIFVCFIVLVFLKWLDYDFTNLRKEILDKGFQKSLTKINWIMGAYYLVMQSLSFFEYEQGIQSTTVRHLILVFYLLFFMGIIKKLDTYLKDKLHERLDQEQALRYRDMERYSRHIEELYKEVRSFRHDYTNLLTSLRLGIEEEDMEQIKEVYDSVLKDSSEKLQDNKYDLGRLVNIRDKALKSLLAGKFLKARDKDIVFNVEVPEEIQVEGMSLLDFLTIVSILCDNAIEASAEASQPHVSIAFFKNGAQETFIIENSIKEEEIDISEIFSFGASSKGEERGVGLYTVMKIVESHPNTSLNTTCQNQVFRQVLTVHLLPVGH; encoded by the coding sequence ATGAACATTGTTTGGATATTGTTGTATACACTTGTTACTCATGGGCTAGAAATTGTCATTTTCTTTAAGGTGGATGGAATTGGTCTCACTTTTGAGAGGATTTTTAAGGCCTTTCTTTTTAAGATACTGTTGGCCTTTGTTTTTTTAATGATTGGCTATATGGTAGGAGATAATTACCTATTTTATTTTATGGCACCCTTGTATGGCATAGGCTTGTCTTTCTTACTGTTAAGAGGGCTTCCTAAAAAACTCCTCTTCTTTTATGGTCTCTTTCCAATGATATTGGTGAATCTCTTTTATAGAGGGGTCTACTATTTTGTGCTTCCATTTTGGAGACAAGAAATTGTAGATAAAGATAGCAATCCTATCTTTTTATTGATGACGATATTCGTTTGCTTCATAGTTTTAGTCTTTTTGAAATGGTTGGACTATGATTTCACTAACTTGAGAAAGGAGATTCTAGATAAAGGTTTTCAAAAGTCCCTGACTAAGATTAACTGGATAATGGGGGCTTACTATCTAGTGATGCAAAGTCTGTCTTTCTTTGAATATGAACAAGGTATTCAATCAACGACTGTTCGCCATCTGATCCTAGTGTTTTACTTGCTCTTTTTTATGGGGATAATCAAGAAGCTGGATACCTATTTGAAGGACAAACTCCATGAGAGACTGGACCAAGAACAGGCCTTGCGTTACAGAGATATGGAACGCTATAGTCGGCATATAGAGGAACTTTACAAGGAAGTACGGAGTTTTCGCCATGACTATACCAACCTCTTAACCAGCTTACGTTTGGGCATTGAAGAGGAGGATATGGAGCAGATAAAAGAGGTCTACGACTCCGTCTTAAAGGATTCTAGTGAAAAATTGCAGGACAATAAATATGACCTTGGACGATTGGTGAATATTCGTGATAAAGCCCTCAAAAGTCTCCTCGCGGGAAAATTTCTAAAAGCCAGAGATAAGGACATTGTCTTTAATGTCGAAGTTCCTGAGGAGATTCAGGTAGAGGGGATGAGCCTACTTGATTTTCTAACCATTGTGTCTATCCTTTGTGACAATGCTATTGAAGCCAGTGCAGAGGCTAGTCAACCTCACGTTTCAATCGCCTTTTTCAAAAATGGAGCACAGGAGACCTTTATCATCGAAAATTCTATCAAAGAAGAGGAGATAGATATTTCTGAAATCTTCTCCTTTGGAGCCAGTTCTAAAGGGGAGGAGAGAGGAGTTGGTCTCTATACCGTTATGAAAATTGTGGAAAGTCATCCCAATACCAGTCTCAATACCACCTGTCAAAATCAAGTCTTTCGTCAGGTTTTAACAGTTCACTTGTTGCCGGTTGGTCATTAG
- a CDS encoding immunity protein yields MKTFLAKKRNIFLARLFLGQLPLLVSTYLFLSRQFLNFSLVFQFLLVVINLASILLTVYLTREMRIREFEDDDLVSPRTNQFMYIGLTGFMSIICLYRGITAGEFYQQLIAYIGAILCLLIMLLLIWGLKYYKK; encoded by the coding sequence ATGAAAACTTTTCTTGCTAAAAAACGGAACATCTTCCTTGCGAGATTGTTCTTAGGTCAGTTGCCTTTACTTGTCTCTACTTATCTATTTCTATCTCGTCAGTTTTTAAATTTTTCCTTAGTTTTCCAATTTCTCTTAGTGGTTATTAACTTAGCTTCCATTTTGCTCACTGTTTACCTCACTAGGGAAATGAGAATAAGAGAGTTTGAAGATGATGATTTGGTTAGTCCTAGAACCAATCAATTCATGTATATCGGCTTGACAGGTTTTATGTCCATTATCTGTTTGTATAGAGGTATCACAGCAGGAGAATTCTACCAACAACTTATTGCTTATATAGGCGCTATTCTCTGCTTGCTTATTATGCTTCTGCTCATTTGGGGCTTGAAGTATTATAAAAAGTAG
- a CDS encoding bacteriocin, with product MNTKTMSQFEIMDTDMLACVEGGFGGWGDLLSALLGGLAPSPTLDQLNGKWAIIHFSKPCGPYGIGGTPNSCNGI from the coding sequence ATGAATACAAAAACGATGTCACAATTTGAAATTATGGATACTGATATGCTTGCTTGCGTTGAAGGTGGTTTTGGAGGTTGGGGAGATCTGCTTTCTGCTTTATTGGGTGGGCTAGCACCTTCTCCAACTTTGGATCAATTAAATGGTAAGTGGGCTATTATACATTTTTCAAAACCATGTGGTCCATATGGTATAGGGGGAACTCCAAACTCATGTAATGGTATTTAA
- a CDS encoding immunity protein — MKKIFKKKRNIFLARLFLGQLPLLVSTYLFLSRQFLNFSLIFQFLLVVINLASILVTVYLTREMRIREFEDDDLVSPRTNQLMYIGLTGFMSIICLYRGITAGEFYQQLIAYIGAVLCLFIMLLLIWGLKYYKK, encoded by the coding sequence ATGAAAAAAATATTTAAAAAAAAACGGAACATCTTCCTTGCGAGATTGTTCCTAGGTCAGTTGCCCTTACTTGTCTCTACTTATCTATTTCTATCTCGTCAGTTTTTAAATTTTTCCTTGATTTTCCAATTTCTTTTAGTGGTTATTAACTTGGCTTCTATTTTGGTCACTGTTTACCTCACTAGGGAAATGAGGATAAGAGAGTTTGAAGATGATGATTTGGTTAGTCCTAGAACCAATCAACTCATGTATATCGGCTTGACAGGCTTTATGTCTATTATTTGTTTGTATAGAGGTATCACAGCAGGAGAATTCTATCAACAATTAATTGCCTATATTGGTGCGGTTCTCTGCTTGTTTATCATGCTTTTGCTCATTTGGGGTTTGAAGTATTATAAAAAGTAG
- a CDS encoding CAAX protease codes for MEFFDKFHAFCFGFLVLLIVITVPYTINHGDFFQNEPALIIVSFLVTSLSVVYARKFEMISFGMLRKTELLLFIVIFILSVLETLVYIHFFAISSGAGVQHLAEVSRGISLSLILTSSVFGPIQEELIFRGLLQGAVFDNSWLGLVLTSSLFSFMHGPSNVSSFIFYLLGGLLLGFAYKKSQNLWVSTLVHMFYNAWPLLYYL; via the coding sequence ATGGAGTTCTTTGATAAATTTCATGCCTTTTGTTTTGGATTTTTAGTATTACTAATCGTCATTACAGTTCCTTATACGATTAACCACGGGGATTTTTTTCAAAATGAGCCTGCATTGATTATTGTAAGTTTTCTAGTAACCTCGCTGAGTGTTGTTTATGCTAGAAAGTTTGAAATGATTTCTTTTGGGATGTTAAGAAAGACAGAACTTTTGCTGTTCATTGTAATCTTTATTCTAAGTGTACTTGAGACGCTGGTTTATATTCATTTTTTTGCTATTTCTTCTGGCGCAGGAGTTCAACACTTGGCGGAAGTCAGTAGAGGAATTTCTCTGTCTTTGATTTTGACTTCCTCAGTTTTTGGACCCATCCAGGAGGAACTCATTTTCAGAGGACTTCTTCAAGGTGCCGTTTTTGACAATTCTTGGTTAGGGCTTGTGCTAACTTCCTCTCTCTTTTCTTTCATGCATGGACCTTCTAATGTATCTTCGTTTATTTTTTATCTACTTGGGGGCTTGTTACTGGGCTTTGCTTATAAAAAGAGCCAAAACCTATGGGTTTCTACTCTAGTTCACATGTTTTACAATGCTTGGCCACTCTTATATTATTTATAA
- a CDS encoding aminoglycoside phosphotransferase yields the protein MDLGDNELTLTPIPGKSGKAYMGSYPDGKRIFVKMNTSPILPGLAREQIAPQLLWSRRLADGRDMCAQEWLTGKILTPYDMNRKQIVNILTRLHRSRPLMTQLSRLGYAMETPVDLLQSWQETAPDALRKNHFISEVMADLRQTIPGFREDYATIVHGDVRHSNWIETDSGLIYLVDWDSVRLTDRMFDVAHMLCHYIPEHQWKEWLTYYGYKYNQTVLNKLYWYGQLSYLSQISKYYMNQDLENVNREIHGLRHFRDKYGKRR from the coding sequence ATGGATTTGGGTGATAATGAGCTAACACTGACTCCCATACCTGGGAAAAGTGGCAAGGCTTATATGGGTAGCTATCCTGATGGGAAGCGCATCTTTGTAAAAATGAACACCTCTCCAATCCTACCTGGTCTAGCTAGAGAACAAATTGCTCCACAATTATTATGGAGTCGCCGTTTGGCAGATGGGCGTGATATGTGTGCTCAAGAATGGTTGACAGGCAAGATATTGACCCCCTATGATATGAATCGTAAGCAAATCGTCAATATTTTAACCCGCCTACATCGCTCACGTCCTTTGATGACACAGTTGAGTCGTTTGGGCTATGCCATGGAAACACCTGTAGATTTACTACAGTCTTGGCAGGAAACGGCTCCAGATGCTTTGCGTAAAAATCATTTTATCAGTGAAGTGATGGCTGATTTACGTCAGACTATTCCAGGATTTAGAGAGGACTATGCGACCATTGTCCATGGAGATGTACGACATAGTAATTGGATTGAGACAGATAGTGGCTTGATTTATTTGGTAGATTGGGATTCGGTTCGCTTGACCGACCGCATGTTTGATGTGGCCCACATGCTCTGCCATTATATTCCAGAACATCAGTGGAAGGAATGGTTGACCTATTACGGTTACAAGTATAATCAAACGGTATTAAATAAATTGTATTGGTATGGTCAATTGTCTTATTTGAGCCAGATTTCCAAGTATTATATGAACCAAGATTTAGAAAATGTCAATCGGGAGATTCATGGCTTGCGTCACTTCCGAGACAAGTATGGAAAGAGAAGATGA
- a CDS encoding tRNA (guanine-N7)-methyltransferase, with amino-acid sequence MRVRNRKGATELLEANPQYVVLNPLEAKGKWRDLFGNDNPIHVEVGSGKGAFVSGMAKQNPDINYIGIDIQKSVLSYALDKVLEVGVPNIKLLWVDGSDLTDYFEDGEIDRLYLNFSDPWPKKRHEKRRLTYKSFLNTFKRILPENGEIHFKTDNRGLFEYSLVSFSQYGMKLNGVWLDLHASDFEGNVMTEYEQKFSNKGQVIYRVEAEF; translated from the coding sequence ATGAGAGTTAGAAATCGTAAAGGGGCGACAGAATTACTAGAGGCAAATCCCCAGTATGTGGTCCTAAATCCCTTGGAAGCCAAGGGGAAATGGCGGGACTTGTTTGGAAATGATAATCCCATTCATGTGGAAGTAGGAAGTGGAAAGGGTGCCTTTGTTTCAGGTATGGCCAAACAAAACCCTGACATCAACTATATCGGGATTGATATTCAAAAGTCTGTTTTGAGCTACGCTTTGGACAAGGTCCTTGAAGTTGGAGTGCCTAACATCAAGCTCTTGTGGGTGGATGGTTCTGATTTGACAGACTATTTTGAAGACGGTGAGATCGACCGCTTGTATCTGAATTTTTCAGATCCATGGCCTAAAAAACGTCATGAAAAGCGTCGTTTGACCTACAAGAGTTTCCTAAATACCTTCAAACGTATCTTGCCTGAAAATGGAGAAATTCATTTCAAGACGGATAACCGTGGCTTGTTTGAGTACAGCCTAGTGAGCTTTTCTCAGTATGGCATGAAACTCAATGGTGTCTGGCTAGATTTGCATGCCAGTGATTTTGAAGGCAATGTCATGACAGAATACGAGCAAAAATTCTCAAACAAGGGTCAAGTTATCTACCGAGTTGAGGCAGAATTTTAA
- a CDS encoding ribosome maturation factor RimP, producing the protein MDAIATIVELVREVVEPVIQAPFELVDIEYGKIGSDMILSIFVDKPEGITLNDTADLTEIISPVLDTIKPDPFPEQYFLEITSPGLERPLKTKDAVAGAVGKYIHVGLYQAIDKQKVFEGTLLAFEEDELTMEYMDKTRKKTVQIPYSLVSKARLAVKL; encoded by the coding sequence GTGGACGCAATCGCAACAATCGTAGAATTAGTCAGAGAAGTTGTAGAACCTGTCATCCAAGCACCTTTCGAGCTCGTGGATATCGAGTATGGAAAGATTGGCAGTGACATGATTCTCAGTATTTTTGTAGATAAACCTGAAGGAATTACCTTGAACGACACGGCAGACTTGACAGAAATTATCAGTCCTGTCCTAGACACCATCAAGCCAGATCCCTTCCCAGAACAATATTTCCTAGAAATTACCAGTCCAGGCTTGGAACGTCCTTTGAAAACCAAGGATGCCGTCGCTGGAGCGGTTGGGAAATACATCCATGTCGGGCTCTACCAAGCCATCGATAAGCAAAAGGTCTTTGAAGGAACCTTGTTGGCCTTCGAAGAGGACGAGTTGACTATGGAATATATGGACAAGACGCGTAAGAAAACCGTCCAAATTCCATACAGTTTAGTATCAAAAGCACGTTTAGCAGTTAAATTATAG
- a CDS encoding transcription termination/antitermination protein NusA, producing MSKEMLEAFRILEEDKGIKKEDIIDAVVESLRSAYRRRYGQSDSVAIDFNEKTGDFTVYTVREVVDEVFDSRLEISLKDALAINSAYELGDKIKFEEAPAEFGRVAAQSAKQTIMEKMRKQTRAITYNTYKEHEQEIMSGTVERFDNRFIYVNLGSIEAQLSKQDQIPGEVFASHDRIEVYVYKVEDNPRGVNVFVSRSHPEMIKRLMEQEIPEVYDGTVEIMSVAREAGDRTKVAVRSHNPNVDAIGTIVGRGGANIKKITSKFHPARYDAKNDRMVPIEENIDVIEWVADPAEFIYNAIAPAEVDQVIFDENDSKRALVVVPDNKLSLAIGRRGQNVRLAAHLTGYRIDIKSASEFEAMEEAASVELEAENDTVEE from the coding sequence ATGAGTAAAGAAATGCTAGAGGCCTTCCGCATTTTGGAAGAAGACAAGGGAATCAAAAAAGAAGATATCATCGACGCAGTAGTAGAGTCGCTTCGTTCAGCTTATCGCAGACGCTATGGTCAATCAGACAGCGTAGCTATTGACTTCAACGAGAAAACAGGTGACTTTACAGTCTATACTGTCCGTGAAGTTGTTGATGAAGTATTTGATAGCCGTTTGGAAATCAGCTTGAAAGATGCTCTTGCCATTAATTCAGCCTATGAACTTGGAGACAAAATCAAGTTTGAAGAAGCACCTGCTGAGTTTGGTCGTGTAGCAGCCCAATCTGCTAAACAAACCATCATGGAAAAAATGCGCAAGCAAACACGTGCCATCACATACAACACTTACAAAGAACATGAGCAAGAAATCATGTCTGGTACGGTAGAACGCTTTGACAACCGCTTTATCTATGTCAACCTTGGCAGCATCGAAGCCCAATTGTCAAAACAAGACCAAATCCCTGGAGAAGTTTTTGCTTCCCACGACCGTATCGAAGTATATGTCTACAAAGTTGAAGATAACCCTCGTGGTGTGAATGTCTTTGTTAGCCGTAGCCACCCAGAAATGATTAAACGCTTGATGGAGCAAGAGATTCCAGAAGTTTATGACGGAACGGTTGAAATCATGAGCGTGGCTCGTGAAGCTGGTGACCGTACCAAGGTTGCCGTTCGTAGCCACAATCCAAACGTGGATGCTATCGGTACAATCGTTGGACGTGGTGGTGCTAATATCAAGAAGATTACTAGCAAATTCCACCCAGCACGCTACGATGCTAAGAATGACCGCATGGTACCAATCGAAGAAAATATCGATGTTATCGAGTGGGTAGCAGATCCAGCTGAATTTATCTACAATGCCATCGCTCCTGCTGAGGTTGACCAAGTTATCTTTGATGAAAACGACAGCAAACGTGCCTTGGTGGTTGTTCCAGATAACAAGCTTTCTCTTGCCATCGGTCGTCGTGGGCAAAACGTTCGTTTGGCAGCTCACTTGACTGGTTACCGTATCGATATCAAGTCTGCTAGTGAATTTGAAGCCATGGAAGAAGCTGCTTCAGTAGAGTTGGAAGCAGAAAACGATACTGTAGAAGAATAA
- a CDS encoding DNA-binding protein, whose protein sequence is MKTRKIPLRKSVVSNEVIDKRDLLRIVKNKEGQVFIDPTGKANGRGAYIKLDNKEALEAKKKKVFNRSFSMEVDESFYDELIAYVDHKVKRRELGLE, encoded by the coding sequence ATGAAAACGAGAAAAATCCCTTTGCGCAAGTCTGTTGTGTCCAATGAAGTGATTGATAAGCGTGATTTGCTCCGCATTGTCAAGAACAAGGAAGGACAAGTCTTTATCGATCCGACAGGCAAGGCCAATGGCCGCGGCGCTTATATCAAGCTAGACAATAAAGAAGCCCTAGAGGCGAAAAAGAAGAAGGTCTTTAACCGTAGCTTTAGCATGGAAGTGGACGAAAGCTTTTATGACGAGTTGATCGCTTATGTGGATCACAAAGTGAAAAGAAGAGAGTTAGGACTTGAATAA